Proteins from one Candidatus Rokuibacteriota bacterium genomic window:
- a CDS encoding glucose 1-dehydrogenase — protein MGTLSPAEILRLDGSVAIVTGGGRGIGRAIARALAAAGARVVVTARTRSELDVTVEEIQSVGGEALAVAADVRRSTAVDAIVTATLDAFGTPDILVNNAGIQLTRKPFVEVTEEEWLAEFDANVHGVFRCCRAVGPLMLERGRGAVVNIASTAGAVGRAGLVGYTADKGAVIQLTRSLAREWAPAGIRVNGIGPGWIDTAAAAQVASTADLRARLLAQVPLGRIGRPEEVAWLALYLVSPAAALVTGQTFFIDGGLIA, from the coding sequence GCCAGCTGAGATCCTCAGACTTGACGGCAGCGTCGCCATCGTCACCGGCGGCGGGCGCGGCATCGGTCGCGCCATCGCCCGGGCACTCGCGGCGGCCGGCGCCCGCGTCGTGGTGACCGCTCGCACTCGGAGTGAGCTCGACGTGACTGTGGAGGAGATCCAGTCGGTGGGCGGTGAAGCTCTCGCGGTCGCGGCGGACGTCAGGCGCTCGACGGCCGTCGACGCGATCGTGACAGCCACGCTGGACGCGTTCGGCACGCCCGACATCCTCGTGAACAACGCGGGCATCCAGCTCACGCGGAAGCCCTTCGTGGAGGTCACGGAGGAGGAGTGGCTCGCCGAATTCGACGCGAACGTCCACGGGGTGTTCCGGTGCTGTCGGGCGGTCGGCCCCTTGATGCTGGAGCGGGGGCGGGGCGCTGTCGTCAACATCGCCTCGACCGCCGGAGCCGTGGGACGCGCCGGGCTGGTCGGGTACACCGCGGACAAGGGCGCGGTGATCCAGCTCACGCGGTCCCTCGCGCGGGAGTGGGCGCCCGCCGGCATCAGGGTGAACGGCATCGGCCCCGGCTGGATCGACACCGCGGCTGCCGCGCAGGTGGCGTCGACTGCCGACCTCAGGGCCCGGCTGCTCGCCCAGGTTCCGCTCGGCCGGATCGGCCGGCCCGAGGAAGTCGCCTGGCTCGCGCTCTATCTCGTCTCTCCGGCGGCGGCGCTCGTCACCGGGCAGACCTTTTTCATCGACGGAGGGCTGATCGCTTGA